The proteins below are encoded in one region of Methanosarcina barkeri 3:
- a CDS encoding transcription initiation factor IIB, whose protein sequence is MVEVERVRYSDTLEREKIRAMIKARKEKQKEQSFENEKAVCPECGSRNLVHDYERAELVCGDCGLVIDADFVDEGPEWRAFDHDQRMKRSRVGAPMTYTIHDKGLSTMIDWRNRDSYGKSISSKNRAQLYRLRKWQRRIRVSNATERNLAFALSELDRMASALGLPRTVRETAAVVYRKAVDKNLIRGRSIEGVAAAALYAACRQCSVPRTLDEIEEVSRVSRKEIGRTYRFISRELALKLMPTSPIDYVPRFCSGLNLKGEVQSKSVEILRQASEKELTSGRGPTGVAAAAIYIASILCGERRTQREVADVAGVTEVTIRNRYKELAEELDIEIIL, encoded by the coding sequence ATGGTAGAAGTCGAAAGAGTTCGCTATTCGGACACTCTTGAAAGAGAAAAAATACGTGCCATGATCAAAGCTCGCAAAGAGAAGCAAAAGGAGCAAAGTTTTGAGAACGAAAAGGCCGTGTGTCCAGAATGCGGCAGCAGAAACCTCGTCCACGACTATGAGCGAGCCGAGCTCGTGTGTGGGGACTGCGGACTTGTCATTGACGCCGATTTTGTGGATGAAGGCCCTGAATGGCGAGCTTTCGATCATGATCAACGTATGAAGCGTTCCCGTGTGGGTGCGCCTATGACATACACAATCCACGACAAAGGGCTTTCCACAATGATTGACTGGAGGAATCGCGACTCCTATGGAAAGTCAATCTCTTCAAAAAATCGTGCTCAACTCTATCGTTTAAGAAAATGGCAGCGTAGAATCCGTGTAAGTAACGCAACTGAAAGAAACCTTGCATTTGCATTATCCGAACTGGACAGAATGGCTTCCGCTCTCGGTCTTCCAAGAACTGTGAGGGAAACCGCAGCTGTCGTCTACAGAAAAGCTGTGGACAAAAACCTTATCCGTGGAAGAAGCATTGAAGGCGTTGCCGCAGCAGCTCTTTATGCTGCTTGCCGTCAGTGCAGCGTTCCAAGAACTCTTGATGAAATTGAAGAAGTGTCAAGAGTTAGCCGGAAAGAAATCGGAAGAACTTACCGCTTTATTTCCAGAGAACTTGCACTAAAGCTCATGCCTACATCTCCGATCGACTACGTTCCAAGGTTCTGTTCAGGCCTTAACCTTAAAGGAGAAGTCCAGTCCAAGAGTGTTGAGATCCTGAGGCAGGCTTCCGAAAAGGAACTCACAAGCGGAAGGGGTCCGACAGGAGTTGCTGCTGCTGCAATTTATATTGCGTCCATTCTCTGTGGTGAACGGAGAACTCAGCGGGAAGTTGCGGATGTAGCCGGGGTTACGGAAGTCACTATCCGAAACAGGTATAAA
- a CDS encoding Gar1/Naf1 family protein, producing the protein MKRLGKVLHRTGVKNLIIRGDEVKPENVSDGFPKLNSVVVDKALNRIGTIVSVFGPVGHPYFLVKGFKRTSDSEFRALINERVYIR; encoded by the coding sequence ATGAAACGACTCGGTAAAGTGCTGCACAGAACAGGTGTTAAAAACCTGATTATTAGAGGGGATGAGGTAAAACCCGAGAATGTCTCAGATGGTTTTCCTAAATTGAATTCGGTCGTTGTAGATAAGGCCCTGAATCGGATTGGTACGATCGTAAGTGTTTTCGGACCTGTAGGCCATCCATATTTTTTAGTGAAGGGCTTTAAACGAACTTCTGATTCAGAATTTCGAGCTCTTATTAATGAAAGAGTCTATATTCGGTGA